A region of the Apium graveolens cultivar Ventura chromosome 6, ASM990537v1, whole genome shotgun sequence genome:
AACCTCCTTTTTCGAATTTTCAAATATAAATTActtcaaaaatttataaaaagttgaaaataatataaatttggTCAAAAAAATTACACTGcttattttctttaaaaataatttgtacattttttttctggaattttttgaaaatattttttatttttttcttttttcattaCTTACTctaattttcataattaaattatttcaaaaaatcataaaaaattaaaattaatataaatttagTCAAAAGAATTACAATATTTTTCTCAAAGTTTTTATTTTACTActttttttctgaaattttttaaaaatattttaattttcccttttcttatcacttaattcgaattttcaaatttaattactttaaaaaatcataaaaaaatgaaaataataaaattacttGTGAAAGGAGAAGAATAAGAAATTTCGCGTGTCTTAATCGCTTAAAATTTTGTCggttatatttatttttaaattttaatcgaataaaaactgttaactaaataaaataaaatttattagtTTTCGtcttccgcaatgaatcattgcggaaggtTTAATTGACTTGAAATAAATCCCAACCATGACCCATTATAGTTGGGGAAGGGGACCCCATAATCTAATATTACACATATGCAATTCATAATCGGTTGAAAAAGATATAAAGTTACGCGGTACGGATCGAGTACTTCACAATTCACATCACATGTACtgaatttctttttttttttttaaaagatGACTGGGCCTGCAGCGATGGGTTAAGCTCCCAATATTTTAATGGGCCGAGTTCAATACATTTCTCTTCTATCTAGGTAGGCTATTTTGTCAAATAAAAACAGTAAAAGTAAGTACGGTTTATTTTTTAACCCCAGCAGCTTCACGGTTAATTTTCATCCATACTGTATTTGAAGTGCGTAAATGGCTGCTTCGATTTGGTGTCTTGGTAAGTTAGggcttgtatatatatataattatgataATACCTAAATTTCTACATATTTTGTATAGTTCTTCATTGTATTTCATATACCGATTTACATGAAATTCACATTTATATATCTTTCCATTGTTTTGATTATAGAGTAAAAGCATATTTAAAATTGggaattttatttatttcagtGAAATAATAAAACCCCAATTTTTAACTAATCACCAGCATCATGTTTACGTGGTGTTCCCGGTGCATATGATTATGCTACTGGTGATTAGTTTATACGagttttattttgatatttaatattaatatcaAAATGTTAAACCCCAGCTGTGAGAAGTAAATTATTTGTGGTAATTAAGATGGATTTACAATTTGGATTGTATCTGGATGTTTTTGGATGGGTAGGTTGAATCCTCTTATGACAAACATGCAGCTGACTAGTTGAAATAGTAGATGTGGCCCAATAAGAAATTCTGGCCCAGTAATCTTTGACTGTGAACAGTTGCTGTGACTCACTTCTTGATATCTGCTATCCAATGTAACAATGATTGATTTGGTACCTGAGAATTTTTCTGTAGGTGGTTCACTAATGGTCAAAATTTATGAGCAAGTTACTTTCGCCGCATAATTGAAGAATGCCATTGTTGTTTCATTTACAATAAGACTAATAAGGTATCCATAATTAAAATTGATAAACATGAATTTGGATGGATCATAGAGTTGTCCCCTCCACTGCATATCCACCTTTCCGTTAATGGTGATATTATTACGGTTCTGAACTCACATGTAGCTATTAAATTTTAAGGACAACACATACAAGGAATTGTTTGATACATTGAAGGGGATGGCAATGTAGGGTAGATACTTATGTCGAGAGCATGGTTTCACCCCTTTTCTGAATCTCAGTTTGCTCTCAATTAGTGAGAAAGGACGCCTGTTATCATCTATTGCTTGCCATTTTTTTTGACTCCGATCTCTCCATTCCatttcattgctagttatgaATTAATTTTCACGTTTCTTTGTATCATTGATGTTCTACTTCTTAGATTGTCTCAAAATATAATCCTACTTGAAGTTTTGATGGAAACTGGGCACCATGCATCAAATTTATTACTAAGAAACTAACATGTTTCTCAATTGTCTTTTTCTGTGTAAGTATGTGCTATTGTGCTTCAACTTTTTTACCCTTTTCTGCCATTTTTTTAATGATCATTTGTAGCTTTTAGAGATATCCTCCTACTCCTTTCTTGGCTATATGACTTATATCATATTTAACTATCACGTTAGTGAAGTGAATTTCCTTGCTTAGGTGTTACATCAACTCATATGTCAATAAAATCCGTTCTATTTGTGTGTGCTTTGTTAGAGGAAAGATGACAGTTATGCATTGTGGCATACGTCAAAAGGGATATGATAACATTTTTTCAGTTAGATCTGTTATATTGAGCTCTTACACTCTGTACGAGCATACAAAAGCCCAACATGGTTATCTACGATCTTTATTGCAGACCAAGTTGTTTTTAGGGCAATGATACACTTCTTTAGGTATTTGTTTTCTGCTTCTTAATTGAGAGAGTAATGTATATGTTTTAGAATTAGTTATTGAGGTTGCAAATGCATGTTCATATTCAACTCGAGACTTTGCCTCGATAGTGTGACTTTCTGAGGTATTGTGACCTGTAAAGCAGGAAAAGTCATAGTAGACAGTAGAAGTTCTGCAAAATTAGAAGTTGTCTCAGTGAGGGTTGTTAATGTCAAGCTttgaattttataaaacaaaagaATGCAGAAGAAATCATATCACCTAGTAATAATTGTAAATTACAAAATTAAAGAAACCCATTTATCCTCAACAGTCTAACAGTTAATACTTAATTAAAAAGTGAAGTTATTAGTTAAAGTCTTAATAGTCTATGACTCTTTTAAAGAGTGCAATTTTTCAATTGCAAAATAAAGTTTGTTTCAGTAAAAACTAAAAACAGAAATAGTAAAAAAGAAATTGCTTTAGTGGTATCTCTCTCGTTCCCTTACGGGATGTTGAAGTTTCGAACCTTGTCAAAATATTAACACTTTTATACTATTAGTTAAAGGGAAATTGCTTTAGTGTTAAAACTTATATGCCTTTAACACTTTAACAAGTTAGCAAAAGTTATTATCTAGTTTGAGTAGTTAAGTAAAATACAATCTACAGACAGCTCTTGCTTTAGTAGTATCTCCCTCGTTCCCTTTACATGATGTTGAAGTTTCGAACCTTGTCAAAGATAAGGGGTGTGTGAGTCTGTTTAATTAGCAAAAAATAAAATACAACCTGAACAATTACGGAGTTAGTTTTCATATGCCAAGTTTAATGTTTTGGTTTTAAGCATTGTACCGTTGATTGTATTAGTTACTTATATAATTGCTGTTGCAATATGACAATGGTCAGAGAATTGTTTGTGTAATTGTTATGGAATCGCTTGACGTCAAAAACTTATTTCCCTGTATTTGAGCATTTTTATAGGGTCTAATTTTAGGTTTCTTATTTTTAGTGTGCGTTATAGGGTTCAACTGAATTTGTTCTTTGGACTCTTTTATATAGTGTTGTAAATTTTCTTTGCAATAATTTAATCTGAGTAAATTGTTAATTGTTTCATTGTAATAGCTGGTCGGTCGTTGTTGGGGGGCCTCGGCAACAGTTCTCTTGGTGTACTGAGGATGTCAAGTGAGTTAACTCGTTCTGATTTATTGTTTCAGGTGAGTTTTTTACCATTAATGTGCCTATTTCAGTTTTTAGTTGTGTGATGACGGATTAGCGACCTCTACATTCAACATCTATGTTGTATGGGTAGTGGCTACTACAATGTATTGTTTCAGTACTGGTACTTTCTCAAAGTGCATTCATCCTTATGAATTATTTAATCTTTGTGTGTTTCTGAAAGATAGAAAATCCAACCACTAATTTTTATCAATTCACAACCCCTCTTGTGTTAAAACATCTTTACAGAAGTTAATAGAATATATATACCTCGAACCGATATTATTGGCCTTTAACATTTAGACAAATTTGTGAACAATCATTTTTAGGCACGCATATTGGCCACCATCCTTTTGGCACGCATTTCAAATAAAACATAGCttcaaaaattaaatatatttccGGCACAAGTGCGTAAAAACCTCATCTCCGGTTGCAGAACTTTTTCCCCATTATTGCTTAACACTCTGAAGTCAGATTTATACATCATTGTAGTTTGATGATTACTCTATAGATTTACATCATTGTAGAAAATGCTATTCTGAGGTAGCATGGTGACATTAGACTATTAGATTTTAGAGGAATCGTCTTGTTATCAGTTTTCTCATCTCATTTAGAATAGAATGAGttaattcataaattatataaGATCACATGTGCTATGCTATGGTTTCAAGTAATCTCTGTTTCTTCAAAGAAGGCTTGTGTTTAAGTGTTTTTTTTTATCATTGTGGAAATAAACAATTGTCCTATTTCACAGCAAACACGAACATTCATTCAGATGGGGACCAATCTGAAAGTTGTTGATAATTCTGGAGCGAAGCGAGTAAAGTGTATACAAGCTTTGAAGAGTAAGAAAGGGGCAAGATTGGGGGACATAATAGTTGCCTCTGTACAGGAAATTAACCCTGCAAAGGAAGTAAAGAAGGGATTCATGAGTAGCACAGTGAAGAAGGGGGCTGTAGTTCATGCTGTTGTAGTTCGTGCTGCAATGCCACGAGGACGTTGTGACGGAAGTCAGATCAAATTTGATGACAATGCTTGTGTGCTCGTTAAATATGTCGGAGGCGAATATGAGCCGATAGGAAAGCGGGTTCATGGGCCTGTACCACATGAGCTAAGGAAAAAAAAGCATGTCAAGATATTGAGTCTTGCAGGCCATGTTGCATGAGGTTTTGGATCCTGTGCAAACTTTGATATTAAGTTAGACATGAAAATCCTCTGTTTCTCAATTCCAGACTTCCAGTTTTTGTTTTACTTGTAAAGTTCCCTGGTAATTTATATAGTTGAAACAACCAACATGTTTGTTTATGACCATGACTTGAGGCTCAAAGCTCTTTAATAATTTCAGTTTTCAGAGACTTCCGTATTTAGAGAAACGCAAATTAAATACTTTCTTCTTTCTAATTTCTCATAATCAAATGACTGTCTTTGTCAAGTACTAtgatcttattaataaaacataTATAGGGAACTTATCCATAGCCATAGTTGGATATAATACAGCAGCCACAACGTATTATTGCGACAACTTTCACCTATGacaatgtttcattgcggctgCTATATCCCAGCCATGTTGACTATGGATAATTTTTTATAGCACATTTAATACTCATAAAAAATATGCTGATAAAATTTGGCAAACAATTCTGTTCGTTTCACCTTAAGGCCACCCTCCTCCTCCAAACTCTTGCAAAATGATTAACCATGTAAACAAAAAATCGATAAATAGCTCCAAAACAAGATTGCAATGGCTTCTTAAAGTGCGTTGCACAGCAGGATCGATATGCTTTCCCCTGATGTTTAAGTCTATCTAAAAATATGGCAAAGAAACTCCTATCACGCGATGAAGTGATCGCTGACTGCACATAAACAGATGCAGCATGCTTCACTAGCTCATTTCTGATTGATATAGTGGAAAAATCAAATGCACTAGATTCTATTGAAGAAGATTTTGTAGGTGGCGAATGTATAACGTCGCGCAGGCTTGTGTAACCTTGACAACATATATCCGGATCGTGATCTCTGATTATTGAAGAATCAGTGCACCTGAGTTTGAACGAGTCGCTCCTGATGAGATTAAATGAACGCAGAATTTTCAGCTTTTCACAATCTGCAGGCTCCATATCTATAAGCCCATATATTAGGTTTTGTGGCGAAATTAAAAGCCCCTCTATAAGGTTGTCTGTGCATAAGCATTAGTTTCTTGATATTGTGAGATGGTATACGGTAATTATGATTTTGTTACAGTTTGATCATTCAATTCCATGCAAGGGTGCTAATAGATGAAGAGGTGGTTAAATCAACGAGTGACTCTCCTTTTATGCAGGAACTGTGTTTATTTGAGTCACTgtttattatttttgaaatttatacAACTGAGAGGGGCATTTTCAAAAGAAAATTATATAGAAATGACCGGGAGGAGTAcaattttgagaatattatagtTATAGGACAAACTATGAACAAAGTGCAATATATTTATTATATGAAAACAATTAATTGTATTATAGCTATTTTAAAGTATTTGTGTATTTTCCAATTAGAAAAATGTATTCCCTCCGTTCCAttcattttaattcaaaaaatagGAAACTCTTATGATATACAACCAAGTACAATCAGTCACACCTGCTAGTTTATTATACTATATTTATTATATACATTAAAAATTGATCAGTCTCATTACTATATccaattttctaatttttttcttattaaattacattttttcATAACATCAGTATCACAACCCAGGTGTGTATAATTCAATGGGAGTATTTGTGTAATAAACCTCCTTATATTTTGCATGTTTATATATGGAGATTTGATTAAACATGTCTAGCATTATTTCATTGACTGAGTAGGAACATAGAAATGTGGACACTGATATCAAATTTAATTAGCATAaacaacatatatttatatataatatcaAGAATAAATAATCAAAATAGAGTTGTTTGATAATGTTTTGAATCCGGAATCACCTAGCTGGTAGCTAGTACCAAGTTTGTATCTACGATGACGGACATAATGAAGTGATAGTTCAGCTGTTAGTGTTTTGTAGTATAGTATTTTGTCTATGGCATTATAACAGTCAAACGACGGCATGCTCAGACGTAATTACCCCTGTTTGTTTGCTTTTGTTTGTTCATCCCTACTTTCTCTGACCCCCCGACTTCATAACTCTTCTCTGCATATACCTTTCCTCTCCTTAGTCTTTCCTCTTCACATTTACAGTTATACACATATCTGTTCTATTTTATGTATACACATGTACATGTATGCTGCGGAGAGCCACTTAAAATGTAAAACCCAAATATGCATTTCTGTTAACTATCAACTTATTTTGATGTTTGCTTTTGGCATTAGTACGGCAGTAACACAATAATTCTAACTCCATGTTATGGCTACAATCAATCAACAGTGTATACATTGTATGTAGATGTATATCATGTATTACCAAGAAGAATGGATACGATTCTCACGCCTTTGAGGTAGTAGTAGTACGAGTGTGTGGCGTTATAAGCGGGTATAACGTACACCCACCCAGGCAGCACTTTGGTCTCATGCATTAGTCCTGTCTTCTTCACTCCTCTCTTTCTCTATGCTTTCCTTTATCACCTCTTTTCCATGacctttctttcttttcttttgcaGTTTTGCTACGTACGTACGTACGTACTGTGTCTTCTTTTCTCTTTTGTGTTTCTGCCTtattactctctctctctctctcccccccctcTTGAACATTTTAAGAACTTAGTTATAAGAACAGAAGTAATTATGGTGTTGTAACTCCTGATTTCAGACTTGGTAGTACACATGCATATTAACAATATTGAATCAAGTTTCAATAAACAATACGCATATTTTGATTCTCTGCAACACTTATGCCTTGAGAAAAATATAAGGGAAGGCAGGGTTAGATCCAGAAATAAGTATGCATTTTGAAAGAAAACAAATAGGGGAGGGAGGGGGCATAACTAATTAAAttcctaattattattatttggcCTTCACTGTTCCAACTTCAATccgtttttttaaaaaaagacaAGATATATATCAGCTAAACAGTACTGGAGTAGTACTAGTTAGTTAGAAATGTACATGTTAAATATATGATCATATTGGGGCCTTATTCTAATACCTTAaagttttagatgagctggttactcaacatggtatcagagcttaaaCTGATGGGAGGACTAAGATTCGATTCCTAGCCACCCCAATATTCTCACAATGTATTGTGGACACTAAAGGCAATTATGTCCCAAAGATGGGCGCCGGTATTCCA
Encoded here:
- the LOC141668278 gene encoding large ribosomal subunit protein uL14mz-like, with protein sequence MAASIWCLAGRSLLGGLGNSSLGVLRMSSELTRSDLLFQQTRTFIQMGTNLKVVDNSGAKRVKCIQALKSKKGARLGDIIVASVQEINPAKEVKKGFMSSTVKKGAVVHAVVVRAAMPRGRCDGSQIKFDDNACVLVKYVGGEYEPIGKRVHGPVPHELRKKKHVKILSLAGHVA